The DNA segment TGTTTTGGTATAGATTTTCACTAGCGACGGTTCCTCATCGAGTTCAGCGGTCGTGGCGGGGTAACGCAGGCGAGTTGGCCAGTGCCTGCGGCCTGGATAACGGTTTATTGACTGCGCGGTTAGCAGTTGCACTGCGGGTCGGAATGTGTTTTGACGGACAGTATTGTACGAATCGGATACGACAATGGGAGATATTGTAGAAGCCGCTGGCATGTTCATCCTGACCAGGTCCCAGCCGGCGCAGTTCTTATTGCTCAAACACAACAATCGCTGGGATTTGCCTAAAGGTCACATCGATCCCGGCGAAGATCTGCTGACGGCCGCCCTGCGCGAGACCGAAGAAGAAACCGGTATTGGCAGTCAACAAGTTGAAGTGGACGACCAGTTCCGATTCGTGATCGAATATCCGGTGCAATCTTCCAAGCGAGGTGCCTACCACAAGCGCGTCACCTATTTCCTGGGCTATGTGGATAGCGTCAAACCGATCCACTTGACTGAACACATTGGATATCAATGGTTCGGTTGGCCAGCCCGCGGAAGTATTCAAGCGGCAACTATCGACCCATTGTTGCAAGCATTAACGCGCTATCTGAACCACGACAATTAGCATGGGCCACTGCTCAAGACCACATACAGCCGCAATCTATTGACTTGCGCAAGCTTCATGAGTTGGCGAGAAAACGCAGTGTTCGCTGACTGGCGCAGCAGTTGCGTTTTGCTCAGCAACCAAGGCTGACTAGACGGGGCTATCCTGGACAAATGCGCTCAGGGTTTGATCGTCACGCTGATATCAGAAATCTTGCTAACCGCGTTTAACAGCTCGCGCCACGGCCGGTAGGGGTTTTCGCCAACGCTGGAGACAGCTCGCATGGCCACGTGCAGTCGCGAAACAGGCTCCGACTGCGTCGCGTCCAAGTCCAGCCAATGGTCGTCCACCCAGGCTTGAGTCCATACGTGGAACCTGGCGTTGGCTGTGGCCGCGTCGATCAACAATCCGCCCATCAACCGCGCAGGGATCTGCTGCTGCCTCAATAGCGCGGCCAGCACACACGCACATTCAATGTTTCCGCCGCTACGATGGCGGGCCGATTCGATAGTGCTCTTGATCTCACCAATTCGCGGTTGCAGTTGCCAGACGTTATTCAATTGAGCTTGCAGGACTAATGCGCGTTGCCGGAGATCGTCGCTGGACTGATCGGCTAAAAATTCTTGAGTCATCTGGGCAATAAGTGAATTGCTGGCGGGCACCAGCGCTGTCGCAGCTAAATCGTCCGGTAGCGGTGCAGAACTGGCACCGCTGGCGGTACCCCCAGATGTGAGTGTCCCTAGCGATAGTTCGCCGGTGCTGGCATTGAGCAAACGCAGTTGTTGCCGCTGGCTAGAAATAAACTGCTGCTCCAGATCCAGGTCCAGCGAAAACACCCGCAGCCGTAGCGGGTCTGTTTGAGGCAGCGCCACTCCGTCGGCGGTCAATTGAAATTCTTTTTGTATCTCCACAGCAAACCGCGTCTGGTCGGACAAGCGATCGACGGTTTCTGTATCGACGCGCAATTGCAACGTTGGCTCACCCGTCAGCGTAACCGACTTGGCAATGACTCCATACTCATCGGTCCAGATGTGTGATAAGACGTTGGCTTCCGGCGGGCCGATGGTGGCTTGAATCTGTAGCAACTTGGCCGCCTTGCCATCGGCTAAGGTCGTAATGTCTGGCCCCTTGGCTTCCAAGCGAACTGGCAAGAAATCACTCATTTGCGGAATGAAAATCTGGCCCTCGATGATCTTCCCGGGAGCCATGGGCGCACGCATCAGCATCATTTGCAGCCCCATTGAGCCCCAGGTACCCTTGGGCCAAGGTATTTTTTTGGTGGTCGGGGCAGCATTGCCCTCGCGGCGCGTCACCTGCAGCTCGCCAAAAACCAAGCGACCTTCGGTCTCCAGCTCGACAGCCTCGCCTGCCTTGGACGAAAAACGGAAACTGGATAGCTCCCCATTGGATCGCTGAATCTCTTCGTATACCACGTGCCGTGGCTCGATGGCGGCTCCGCTAAAGTGGCGTTCAATGAAGTCCTCGCGGCGCAGCCTCAGTTGGCCGGATTTGGTCAGTTCGCCCTGCTGGACCGAAATTCGCGAATAGCCGACGCGAACCGATCCTCGATACTGGACCTCGGCGGTCTGCCAGGGCAAGCGGTCCGGCGCAATCCAGTCTTGGCTAGAAATTTGCCCCGCCAGACGAATCTGCTGGATGTCATCCTCTAGTGGTTGGACCGGTTGATCGGTCTTCAAGCCAGCCACAGGATCCAAGAGTTGTTGACGAACTTCGTCTGACAAAGGCTGACTACGTTGACAACCCGACGTGATCCAGCAGCAACCGATGGCACAGGCCAACCTTAGAGCACGATTTAGAGGTACTCGCTGCATTTTCAAGGATACAGAAACCAGGGACATGTGACGTTGCCTGCCAATTCGATCAACCGGGTAACAAAAGTGATCCTTCGAGCCCACAACGCGGGCGATGATGCTCGAAAACATCAATTGTATCACAGTCCGGTTTCCAAGCGGCAACAGCGCCCTAGGACACTCTCAGATTGTAACGATTACAGGGATTCTTTCCGTTGGGAATCTCTAGGAAAGCTGGCTACTTTCGAGCGATTTGGAGTTTGCGCTGCGCCAGTAACCTAATTTTGGTTGTCGCAAAACAGCCTGATGTTTTGGCTAGTTCTCCACGAATCCCTGAAAGACTTGATAATGGCCTCTCGGCAAACTCCGCCCGTCGCCAATCCGTCCGTGAGTACGCCCTCAGTGAACTCGTCGATGGCATTTGGTGGACTGACCGAACAACAACTTGAAGCACACCTGGAAGTTTGTCAGTACGGCGTGTTTGAATTGACGGATGCAATTCGCCCCTCAGTTGATTTGCAAGTCATACCTCGTCAAGGCTTTCGCCATGATATGTATGTCGATCCTAACAACAATGCCAAGGTTCCGGTCATTATGGCCGCAGCCTCGCGTGAGCGGTTGTTCGATCTGTTCATCGACATGCTAGACACTCTT comes from the Pirellulaceae bacterium genome and includes:
- a CDS encoding NUDIX domain-containing protein, which encodes MGDIVEAAGMFILTRSQPAQFLLLKHNNRWDLPKGHIDPGEDLLTAALRETEEETGIGSQQVEVDDQFRFVIEYPVQSSKRGAYHKRVTYFLGYVDSVKPIHLTEHIGYQWFGWPARGSIQAATIDPLLQALTRYLNHDN
- a CDS encoding transglutaminase domain-containing protein, whose product is MSLVSVSLKMQRVPLNRALRLACAIGCCWITSGCQRSQPLSDEVRQQLLDPVAGLKTDQPVQPLEDDIQQIRLAGQISSQDWIAPDRLPWQTAEVQYRGSVRVGYSRISVQQGELTKSGQLRLRREDFIERHFSGAAIEPRHVVYEEIQRSNGELSSFRFSSKAGEAVELETEGRLVFGELQVTRREGNAAPTTKKIPWPKGTWGSMGLQMMLMRAPMAPGKIIEGQIFIPQMSDFLPVRLEAKGPDITTLADGKAAKLLQIQATIGPPEANVLSHIWTDEYGVIAKSVTLTGEPTLQLRVDTETVDRLSDQTRFAVEIQKEFQLTADGVALPQTDPLRLRVFSLDLDLEQQFISSQRQQLRLLNASTGELSLGTLTSGGTASGASSAPLPDDLAATALVPASNSLIAQMTQEFLADQSSDDLRQRALVLQAQLNNVWQLQPRIGEIKSTIESARHRSGGNIECACVLAALLRQQQIPARLMGGLLIDAATANARFHVWTQAWVDDHWLDLDATQSEPVSRLHVAMRAVSSVGENPYRPWRELLNAVSKISDISVTIKP